The Chryseobacterium sp. JV274 sequence TCTACTGTATATTTAAAAGTATATGGATCTTCCTGGTTTACAATACTCAGGATAAAATAATGGTCTGCTCTTTTCGGTTGTTTTTTGATGATGGAATAGATGATTTTTGATTCTACTTCATCGTTTCTTTTTGCTCTGCTCAGATAAGCCAGGTTTGTAGCATATTTCGGAATGGTTTCATCCAGTTTCATGTCTTTAAGGATAGACACATATTTTTCTATTTTCACAAACTGGATAAATCTTGTTTTAATCAATCGTCCGTTATACCATGCATACATAGAAAGTCCGATAGAACCAGCCAAAACAACTGTGATCCAACCTCCTTCCAGGAATTTGATAATATTGGCACTGAAGAAACCTAGTTCAATAGCCATATAAACAAACGCGAAAAATAAAATCAATATTTTGCTTACTCTTTGTTTCAGTAGCCAGAATACCAGCAGGATTGTTGTCATCAGCATGGTAACTGTAATGGAAAGTCCATAAGCGGCTTCCATTTTTCCGGATTCCCTGAAATGCAGAACGACAATAATACACAGAATAAGAAGTCCCCAATTGATTCTTGGAATATACATCTGTCCTTTAACTCCGGAAGGATAATCAATTTTTTGATTCGGCCATAAGTTAAGAGACATTGCTTCTGAGAATATGGTGAAAGAACCTGTAATCAATGCCTGGCTGGCAATAATTGCTGCGGCTGTTGCTAAAATTACTCCCGGGATGATCATCCATTCTTCCATAATTCCAAAGAACGGGTTTACTACAGAAAATCCAGGTTTGTTGTAATTAGTCAAAAGCCATGCTCCCTGCCCAAGATAGTTTAGGATAAGCATCACTTTAACAAATCCCCAGCTTACTCTGATATTTTTTGCACCGCAGTGTCCCAAGTCTGAATAAAGCGCTTCTGCTCCTGTTGTACAAAGGAAAACAGCACCTAAAATAACAATTGCACTTGGTGAGTTGACAATAAGTTTGTAAGCATAGTAAGGATTGAAAGATCTTAAGATCTCAAAATTTTCGCTCAAATGCATTACTCCCAAACCACCTAATACCAGGAACCAGACAACCATTACAGGGCCAAAAAACTTCCCGATAAAGCTGGTCCCAAACTGTTGTACTACAAAAATTACAATCAGAATTCCAATAGTGATAGGTACAACCGGGGTGTGAGGGTTATAAATTTCAAGCCCTTCAATGGCCGACATTACGGTAAGCGATGGTGTAATTACTCCGTCTGCAATAAGAGCGGCTGCTCCTACTATAGCAATGAGATACAACCATCCTTTCTTAAGGTTTTTTACTAGTGAAAACAAAGCAAGAATACCTCCTTCACCTTTGTTATCTGCTCTTAAAGCAATGATTACATATTTTATTGTGGTCTGCAGGGTAAGCGTCCAAATAATACATGAAAGAGCACCCTCTATGTATTCATTGAAAGGCATATTACTCCCTTGGAATCTTGCATTCACAATTGCTTTCATTACGTAAAGCGGAGAGGTACCAATATCTCCAAAAACAATTCCTAGAGACACTAAAACTCCAATAAAGGAAAGTTTCTTTATGTCGAAGTGGTAGCCATCTTCTGTAACTTCTGCCATATCAGCTTAATTTATTTTAAAGGCGCAAATTTATACTAATTTTATGACGTCAAGAATTTTTCTTCATGAATATAATAAATGAAAAAACTTCCTTTCGGAAGTTTTTCTCTATAACTATTTTACGTACATCGCTTTTTTAATTTCCTCTTTTACTTTTTCAAGCTTAGGGAACCATTCTGCAAATAATGCTGCAGAGTATGGTGCAGGTGCATCAGGAGTAGTAATTCTCTTGATAGGAGCATCTAAATAATCAAATGCTTTTTGCTGTACCATATAAGTAATTTCAGAAGATATAGAAGCAAATGGCCAAGCTTCTTCTAAAATAACCAATCTATTTGTTTTCTTCACTGATGCCAGAATAGTATCAAAATCAAGAGGACGAACTGTTCTAAGGTCAATAACCTCTACAGAGATTCCTTCTTTAGCCATATCTTCAGCAGCCTGTAAAGCCAGCTTCATGATTTTACCGAAAGAAACCAAAGTAACGTCTGTACCTTCTCTCTTGATATCTGCTTTTCCTAATGGTAAGTAGTATTCTTCTTCAGGAATTTCCATTTTATCTCCATACATCTGCTCAGATTCCATGAAAATAACCGGGTCATTATCCTGAATTGCAGTTTTTAACAACCCCTTCGCATCGTAAGGATTTGAAGGAACCACTACTTTAAGGCCGGGAATGTTTGCAAACCAGTTTTCAAAAGCCTGAGAATGGGTAGCTCCTAATTGTCCTGCAGAAGCCGTAGGTCCACGGAAAACAATCGGACAGTTCCATTGCCCACCACTCATCTGACGGATTTTTGCAGCATTATTGATAATCTGATCAATTCCTACCAATGAGAAATTGAATGTCATATACTCTACAATTGGTCTGTTACCATTCATCGCAGCCCCCACAGCAATTCCTGTAAAACCAAGTTCTGCAATTGGAGTATCAATTACTCTTTTAGGACCAAACTCATCAAGCATTCCTTTTGAAGCTTTATAAGCACCATTGTATTCTGCAACTTCCTCCCCCATTAAAAAGATGGATTCGTCTTTACGCATTTCCTCGCTCATTGCCTGTGCAATTACCTCACGAAAAGTATATTCTGCCATATTTATTCGAAAAATTTAGACTACAAAAATAGTGTTTTTTTATTATACACATCATAAAAAGGCTTCTCATTTGAATGGAAAGCTTTAATATTAATTTTATTTAAAACGGTTTTTCTTCGTGATTATACAGTTATTTGCCGTTTATCTAAAGCTATGAAGAAATTCCAAGTAATTCTTTTGCATACAAAAAATGACATCTCATTTCTGAAATGTCATCTAAAATTCTATTTAAACTTAAATTAATTAGCTTTCTCCCAAGTTTGGGTTTTTCCAATAAGAGATATTCCAATATATCCTTTTACAGTCAGTTTATCTCCTTTTCTGATGATAAAACACTTATATGTTTTACCATTCTTTGGATTGGTAATGGTCCCTCCATTGAACTCATTCCCGTCTTTTGAAAGTCCTCTAATCACTTCCATTCCTAAAATAGGTTTGTTTTTTCTGTCATCTTTACATTCAACACAATTAGGGTTTTCTGGAGTGATCAGCAACTGAACAACTTTCCCATAGTATTTCCCATCAGATTTTTTAAAAATCTCAACAATAGACTTTGGTTTTCCAGTTTCATCATCTATTGTTCTCCACTTACCTTCTATCTGCGCAAACGTGAGTACACTAAACAAAGAAAGCGCGAACGTTAACAATAATTTTTTCATATTTCTTATAGTTTTAATTTTTATACAATATTCTTATCTACGTATTGATAAAAATATAAATTAATTTTCAACGAACAAAAACTTTTGTTATACAAAGCATAAAGAGGTGTATAAAAATAAAAAGCTGATTCACCTCTTATACTTTTTGTTTTAATTGAGCTTTCTGTTAATCACCCTATCCATATAATCCTGATACCAGGCTTTTGCCGTTTTCTTTCCAGCTTCAACTTCAGGGTTTTTAACCTCATTTAGAAGGTTTTTTTCAAGGCTCAGATCAGATTGAGCATATACTCCGATGATTTCTTTTCCGTCAAAACGATAAATATAGTTTCCAATCATGAACTGATCTGTACTTCCATCTGAATTTACGATTATAAAAGGATATTTTTTATCACTTACCAAACTTCTGCCCCAGCTTCTGATTGGTTTGTTGTATCCTATAAGATCCGCCAATGTAGGATAGATGTCTGCCTGCTGTGCTATTTCCTGGCTCACTCCTTTTAACTGATATTCAGGATTCGGAGAATAGAAAATCAATGGAACTGCATAACGGTTCATCGCTCTTTCGTATTCAGGATAATACACCTGATTGGTATGATCTCCGGTGAAAACAAAGATCGTATTGTTATACCAGGGCTGTTTTTTTGCGGTTTCAAAATATTGTTTGATCGCATAATCCGTATACTGCATCGGCTCATGTATTTCAATTTTCCCTTTTTTAAATTTACCGTTATATTTTTCAGGTATTTTAAAAGGATGATGTGATGAAGCAGTGAACACCGTAGTCATGAAAGGTTGTTTCTTCCCGACATTTTTAGCAAAATACTGAAGGAAGGGCTCATCCCATATCGCCCACATTCCGTCGAAGTCTTCATCATGATTGTATTCTGTTTTTCCGAAATAGTGTTTAAATCCTAAAATATTTCCAAATCCAAGGAATCCCATAGAACCATTTGGTGCTCCATGATAAAAAGAAGTATCATACCCCAGATCATTACAAACAGACACAATAGACTGAATTTTCTGGTTGGAATAAGGCGATCCGGTAAAAGCGTCAGTAAGACTCGGAATTCCGGCCAACACGCTGCTCATCCCGTGAATCGACTGTCTTCCATTCGCAAAAGTATTGGGAAAAATCAGACTCTGGCCAGCAAGGCTATCTATAAACGGAGTGTAAGAAACGTAATCTTTAATATTTTTATCTTTATTAAAAGCTCCGGAATATTCTCTCCCGAAAGACTCTACAATGAAAATAACAATATTGGGACGATTTTCAACTTTTCTGTCATATACTTTATAAGGCTGTACATTTTCTTCAATATATTTTTGATCCACAAAATGAACTTCCTTAAAATTATTGGTATTTAAAGTCCTGAAAAAGGAGAATGTACTGTTGAGTACCATATTTCCCTGCAATGGATTTGTTACAAAACGGGTAGCATCTACCATATTAATAGGTCTGGTACTATGTTTAAAATCGCCTCTGATTCCTCCCACAACCAAAACTGCAGTGAGGCACAAAGTAATAATGGACGTAATAAAATAAGGAAGCAGCTTCACAGGCTTAACATCTTCTACTTTTATTCTTTTGTAAAGGAAAACCCACAATCCCATTAAAACAACAAACCAAATCAACACAAAAGGATGCTCTCCTACGGAAATCATCAGCGTTTGGGAAACATTGGATTCATGTTCAGCCACCTGAAATACGGCAGAGGTAAGTCTTGCCTGTGAGAATTTATAGTAAATAAAATCCCCGAAATTCATGGCATAAGCAATCCCGTTGGTGATAAAATACAGCCAAAAGAGAATTTTTTGAAAAACCTTTTTTGTATTGATCACCAAAGGCAATAGACTAAGGAGTATAAACAAGGCATTGACATATAAAATAGCTGTGGTATCGAAAGCTGTACCATGGAAGGCCAGCTTTATATATTCTGAAACAGAGTCAACTTTAATCAGATCTTTATTAAAATACCAGAATAAAAGTCTGGCAATCTGATAAAAAAAATAGGCCAAAAAAATCCTGTAAACCAATGCCAGAACTTCCTGTTTTCTCAATCCTTTTAAAAATTTCATGGAGCAAATTTACATCAAAATCACTTTAATGCATTTTTTAGTGCAGATTATTTTGAGTTAGAATTTCTAAAAACTGTAATTTTGTGGTTATGAATTTTATAAAGAATAATCTGGCCAATGCCTTAACCCTGGCTAACTTATTTGCAGGCTGTATAGGAGCAATACATCTAATTTTAGGAGATTATCAGACGACTGCAATCTGCCTTATTCTCTCTTCGATTTTCGATTTTTTCGACGGCTTTGTAGCGAGAGCATTAAAATCAAATTCCAATCTTGGGCTTCAGCTGGATTCTCTTGCGGATATGGTAAGCTTTGGAGTAATTCCCGGACTTACGATGTATAAAGCTCTTGAGCCCTTTGGTGCTGAGCTTCTTGGCATTCACTTTCCGTTTGAAATCAAGTATCTCGGATTGATTGTTACCGTATTTTCATGCCTGAGACTTGCTATCTTCAATCTTGATGAAGAGCAACGTTATTATTTCAAAGGATTGAATACGCCTACCAATACTGTTTTACTGTTTGGTCTCTACTATGCGTTTAAAGAAACCGGAACTTTTAGCTTTTTGTTCGATAATGAACTATTGCTGATTTTACTGACTCTTCTTACGTCATGGCTTCTGATCAGCCCGATTAAAATGATGGCCATGAAATTCAAATCCAAACAATTGAAAGACAACTATCCTAAAGTAGTATTACTGGTAGGAGGAATTGCCATTCTTGCGATATTCCAGGTAGTAGGAATCCCAATGCTCGTTATTTATTATATAGTAGTCTCCCTTGTTTTTCAGGGACAGTTAAAATAAAAATTAAAGAATTTACATAAGGTTTTTATCACCTTATTTTAAGTAAAACACATTTTCAAATTATTAATGATCAACATGAATTTAAAACTCCATAAACCACTTTGTATTTTTGACCTTGAAACAACAGGAACCAACATCGGAAAAGACAGAATTGTTGAAATCTGTATTTTAAAAGTAAATCCTGATGCCTCCAGAGAAAGCAAAACATGGCGCGTCAACCCGGAAATGCTTATTCCTAAAGAAACCAGTGAGATCCACGGGATTTATGATGAAGACGTTAAGGATGCTCC is a genomic window containing:
- a CDS encoding KUP/HAK/KT family potassium transporter, whose protein sequence is MAEVTEDGYHFDIKKLSFIGVLVSLGIVFGDIGTSPLYVMKAIVNARFQGSNMPFNEYIEGALSCIIWTLTLQTTIKYVIIALRADNKGEGGILALFSLVKNLKKGWLYLIAIVGAAALIADGVITPSLTVMSAIEGLEIYNPHTPVVPITIGILIVIFVVQQFGTSFIGKFFGPVMVVWFLVLGGLGVMHLSENFEILRSFNPYYAYKLIVNSPSAIVILGAVFLCTTGAEALYSDLGHCGAKNIRVSWGFVKVMLILNYLGQGAWLLTNYNKPGFSVVNPFFGIMEEWMIIPGVILATAAAIIASQALITGSFTIFSEAMSLNLWPNQKIDYPSGVKGQMYIPRINWGLLILCIIVVLHFRESGKMEAAYGLSITVTMLMTTILLVFWLLKQRVSKILILFFAFVYMAIELGFFSANIIKFLEGGWITVVLAGSIGLSMYAWYNGRLIKTRFIQFVKIEKYVSILKDMKLDETIPKYATNLAYLSRAKRNDEVESKIIYSIIKKQPKRADHYFILSIVNQEDPYTFKYTVDEILPGTVYKINFLLGFKVDRRINDYFNMVLKDLMADGTIPSRSSHPSLRSHEIPPDLKYVIIDNTYINDILLTVKQKIILNIYNFVKYIGSDDFKAWGVSSHNVEVESAPITELTVYDNKIEQSGYFRHNS
- a CDS encoding pyruvate dehydrogenase complex E1 component subunit beta — translated: MAEYTFREVIAQAMSEEMRKDESIFLMGEEVAEYNGAYKASKGMLDEFGPKRVIDTPIAELGFTGIAVGAAMNGNRPIVEYMTFNFSLVGIDQIINNAAKIRQMSGGQWNCPIVFRGPTASAGQLGATHSQAFENWFANIPGLKVVVPSNPYDAKGLLKTAIQDNDPVIFMESEQMYGDKMEIPEEEYYLPLGKADIKREGTDVTLVSFGKIMKLALQAAEDMAKEGISVEVIDLRTVRPLDFDTILASVKKTNRLVILEEAWPFASISSEITYMVQQKAFDYLDAPIKRITTPDAPAPYSAALFAEWFPKLEKVKEEIKKAMYVK
- a CDS encoding DUF2147 domain-containing protein, with protein sequence MKKLLLTFALSLFSVLTFAQIEGKWRTIDDETGKPKSIVEIFKKSDGKYYGKVVQLLITPENPNCVECKDDRKNKPILGMEVIRGLSKDGNEFNGGTITNPKNGKTYKCFIIRKGDKLTVKGYIGISLIGKTQTWEKAN
- a CDS encoding LTA synthase family protein; translation: MKFLKGLRKQEVLALVYRIFLAYFFYQIARLLFWYFNKDLIKVDSVSEYIKLAFHGTAFDTTAILYVNALFILLSLLPLVINTKKVFQKILFWLYFITNGIAYAMNFGDFIYYKFSQARLTSAVFQVAEHESNVSQTLMISVGEHPFVLIWFVVLMGLWVFLYKRIKVEDVKPVKLLPYFITSIITLCLTAVLVVGGIRGDFKHSTRPINMVDATRFVTNPLQGNMVLNSTFSFFRTLNTNNFKEVHFVDQKYIEENVQPYKVYDRKVENRPNIVIFIVESFGREYSGAFNKDKNIKDYVSYTPFIDSLAGQSLIFPNTFANGRQSIHGMSSVLAGIPSLTDAFTGSPYSNQKIQSIVSVCNDLGYDTSFYHGAPNGSMGFLGFGNILGFKHYFGKTEYNHDEDFDGMWAIWDEPFLQYFAKNVGKKQPFMTTVFTASSHHPFKIPEKYNGKFKKGKIEIHEPMQYTDYAIKQYFETAKKQPWYNNTIFVFTGDHTNQVYYPEYERAMNRYAVPLIFYSPNPEYQLKGVSQEIAQQADIYPTLADLIGYNKPIRSWGRSLVSDKKYPFIIVNSDGSTDQFMIGNYIYRFDGKEIIGVYAQSDLSLEKNLLNEVKNPEVEAGKKTAKAWYQDYMDRVINRKLN
- a CDS encoding CDP-alcohol phosphatidyltransferase family protein, whose protein sequence is MNFIKNNLANALTLANLFAGCIGAIHLILGDYQTTAICLILSSIFDFFDGFVARALKSNSNLGLQLDSLADMVSFGVIPGLTMYKALEPFGAELLGIHFPFEIKYLGLIVTVFSCLRLAIFNLDEEQRYYFKGLNTPTNTVLLFGLYYAFKETGTFSFLFDNELLLILLTLLTSWLLISPIKMMAMKFKSKQLKDNYPKVVLLVGGIAILAIFQVVGIPMLVIYYIVVSLVFQGQLK